The Lysobacter enzymogenes DNA segment TGTCGGCGGTGTTCCGCAAGGGCGGCGACGTGACCTTCCTGGTCGACGAGATGAAGGCCGTGTTCGACCCGCGCGGCGGCTACTTCAAGGCCGGCGGCGTGTACATGCCCTCGCTGGTGGCCGAGCTCGGCGCGATCGTCGAAGACCACCTCAAGTCGATCGGCATGATCCACGACCCGGAAATGAGCGACTCCCACCGCGAACTGATCGCCGAGAAGCGTCGCGCGTACGAAGAGCGCTCAAAAAAAAACGCTGACGCCGGCGCCTCGATCACCGTAGTCGCCCCGCGCAACGAAGACGTGACCGTCACCGGCGACGGCGCCAGCTTCCCGCCCAGCGCGACCATGTGCCATAAGTGCAGCACCAAGGCGGTGGTGATCATGGACGGCTGCGCGACGTGTTTGAATTGCGGGTATTCGAAGTGCGGGTGAGGCGGGGCGGTTGATCGGCTTGGCTT contains these protein-coding regions:
- a CDS encoding NrdJb, giving the protein MAVKIEKKIKGYSVVTPEDKAKEAAKAAAASVASVKAEELPTADVIQMHERIERPEILIGSTYKIKSPLFEHALYVTINDIVLNAGTEHESRRPFEIFINSKNMDHFQWIVALTRIMSAVFRKGGDVTFLVDEMKAVFDPRGGYFKAGGVYMPSLVAELGAIVEDHLKSIGMIHDPEMSDSHRELIAEKRRAYEERSKKNADAGASITVVAPRNEDVTVTGDGASFPPSATMCHKCSTKAVVIMDGCATCLNCGYSKCG